Proteins from a single region of Flavobacterium sp. YJ01:
- a CDS encoding TonB-dependent receptor yields the protein MKKLMTNFIHWKANHRAVPLILFLLLTSNFITAQVKVSGTVSDEKGLSIPGANISIAGSKTTVSTDFDGKYSIDVPPNATLVFSFIGFTTQKVAVEGKKTINVILKSNAEDLKDVVVIGYGTQKRKDVNSAISSIASKDIENLKVASFDQMMQGKAAGVVVNSNSGAPGSNVSVRIRGVSSLTGTNEPLYVIDGVPISGDARNSSTSGRNAAGDSNFSNAGNITLSPLSLINPNDIESIDILKDASATAIYGSRGANGVVIVTTKSGRKGTGKLTYENSYSISNLPKKLHSMNLQQYAIHQNALADVYDPTAKRPEFAHPEILGAGTDWQDAIYETGIMKSNQLSFSGGKDGINYYISGGVLNQEGIVIESGFKRYNFRSNIDARVNKFIRVGVNVSGAITDEKLTLNGQFNGVVATSLLATPDVAVRELSGAFAGPPAGGQTSFVNPVATSLLGSNTLVRKNYSGNFYTQIDIVKGLEYRFEAGGYIYDNLGQRFDPMYSLGNAVKSYANLYYNPSTGNSWNLKNMLTYKNTIGKHNFTVLAVQESNRAHWEGYSITGYGYKDNNDKSLSASDLSKAVTSGVYSGTQTLASYLGRVVYDYGDLYGLTASVRTDGSSKFFVGNKWGVFSSVSGSWKLSNEKFMEGTRKYVDGIKIRVGWGQTGNNQIGNNLYDSNLHLVNSTMGTSYLPANTPNKDLKWETQDQTNIGLDFNMFSSKLTATVDVYKKVNKNFLYQVPLPNYLSGGGDYEGGVNPPYFNLGSMENKGIEITLGYTEKFSDNFSWNVSGNFTRYVNEVTNMAGLNIVKTMNTLAYNTVTVSRTKEGLPIGSFIGYEALGIYRTDDDLTKYGHTDGAGNRVVLKDGTNSLQPAFQKGDVIYKDQNNDGVIDLNDLVPIGNPNPKFTYGFTNNFKYKNVDLSIFLQGTAGNKLMNLTRLSGTMNSYMGTNYLTEAADFYSASNLDASLPRPSTYDHINNAISTRNIENGSYLRIQNVTLGYSLPSEMISKLSLTRLRIYASGQNLYTFTKYKGYDPEVGSFNQDALLSGVDNGRYPVPRQITFGFNVEF from the coding sequence ATGAAAAAACTAATGACTAACTTTATTCATTGGAAAGCTAACCACAGAGCAGTTCCTTTGATATTATTTTTGTTGCTGACAAGTAATTTTATTACAGCTCAGGTAAAGGTTTCAGGGACTGTTTCTGATGAAAAGGGATTATCTATTCCGGGTGCAAACATTTCTATTGCAGGTTCTAAAACAACAGTTTCTACTGACTTTGATGGTAAATATTCTATTGATGTTCCGCCAAATGCCACTTTAGTATTTTCTTTCATCGGATTCACAACGCAAAAGGTTGCCGTAGAAGGTAAAAAAACGATTAACGTAATTTTAAAATCCAATGCAGAAGACTTAAAAGATGTCGTTGTAATTGGATACGGAACACAAAAGCGTAAAGATGTAAATAGTGCTATTTCTAGTATTGCTTCAAAAGATATTGAAAATCTTAAAGTGGCATCTTTCGATCAGATGATGCAAGGTAAAGCGGCTGGGGTAGTCGTAAATAGTAACTCTGGAGCACCTGGAAGTAACGTTTCGGTAAGAATTCGTGGAGTTTCTTCTTTAACAGGTACAAATGAGCCTTTGTACGTTATTGATGGTGTGCCAATTTCTGGAGATGCGAGAAATTCTTCTACTTCTGGAAGAAATGCGGCTGGAGATTCTAACTTTTCAAATGCAGGAAATATCACTTTAAGTCCATTATCATTAATAAACCCTAATGATATTGAGTCTATCGATATTTTAAAAGATGCTTCTGCAACAGCAATTTACGGTTCTAGAGGAGCAAATGGAGTTGTTATTGTAACAACAAAATCGGGTAGAAAAGGAACAGGAAAATTGACTTACGAAAACTCTTATTCGATTAGTAATCTGCCTAAAAAATTGCATTCGATGAATTTACAGCAATATGCTATTCATCAAAATGCCTTAGCAGATGTTTATGATCCAACTGCAAAACGTCCTGAATTTGCTCATCCGGAAATTTTAGGTGCAGGAACAGATTGGCAAGATGCGATTTATGAGACTGGAATTATGAAATCGAATCAATTGTCTTTCTCTGGAGGTAAAGACGGAATCAATTATTATATTTCTGGAGGAGTTTTAAATCAGGAAGGTATTGTAATCGAATCTGGATTTAAAAGATATAATTTCAGATCTAACATAGATGCTAGAGTTAACAAATTCATTAGAGTTGGTGTAAACGTGAGTGGAGCCATTACAGATGAAAAATTAACATTAAACGGACAATTTAATGGAGTAGTTGCAACTTCTTTATTAGCAACTCCAGATGTTGCCGTTAGAGAATTGTCGGGTGCCTTTGCAGGTCCGCCAGCTGGAGGACAAACTTCTTTTGTAAATCCTGTTGCGACTTCTTTATTGGGATCAAATACATTAGTTAGAAAGAATTATTCTGGAAATTTCTACACACAAATTGACATTGTAAAAGGTTTAGAATATCGATTTGAAGCGGGTGGATATATCTATGACAACTTAGGACAACGTTTTGATCCGATGTATTCTTTAGGAAATGCGGTAAAAAGTTATGCTAACTTATATTACAATCCGTCAACTGGAAATTCTTGGAACTTAAAAAACATGCTTACTTATAAGAATACAATTGGTAAACATAATTTTACAGTTTTGGCAGTTCAAGAATCTAATAGAGCGCACTGGGAAGGATACTCTATAACTGGTTACGGTTATAAGGATAATAACGATAAATCGCTTTCAGCTTCAGATTTGTCTAAAGCGGTTACAAGCGGTGTTTATTCTGGAACGCAAACTTTGGCTTCTTATTTAGGAAGGGTGGTTTACGATTATGGAGACTTATACGGATTAACAGCTTCTGTTAGAACAGACGGATCTTCTAAATTCTTTGTCGGAAATAAATGGGGTGTTTTTAGCTCTGTAAGTGGTTCTTGGAAACTTTCTAACGAAAAATTTATGGAAGGCACAAGAAAATACGTTGACGGTATAAAGATTAGAGTTGGATGGGGGCAAACAGGAAATAATCAAATCGGAAATAATTTGTACGATTCTAATTTACACTTAGTAAACAGTACAATGGGAACTTCTTATCTTCCTGCAAATACGCCAAACAAAGATTTGAAATGGGAAACACAAGATCAAACCAACATCGGTTTAGATTTTAATATGTTCAGTTCTAAACTTACCGCTACGGTAGATGTTTATAAAAAAGTCAATAAAAACTTTTTGTACCAAGTGCCGCTTCCGAATTATCTTTCTGGTGGTGGAGATTATGAAGGTGGTGTAAATCCGCCGTATTTTAATCTTGGAAGTATGGAGAATAAAGGTATCGAGATTACTTTAGGATATACTGAAAAATTCTCGGATAATTTCTCTTGGAATGTTAGCGGAAACTTTACTAGATATGTAAACGAAGTAACAAACATGGCAGGTTTGAATATTGTGAAAACAATGAATACGCTTGCTTACAATACAGTAACAGTTTCGAGAACAAAAGAAGGTCTTCCTATTGGTTCATTTATTGGCTATGAAGCTTTGGGAATTTACAGAACTGATGATGATTTGACAAAATACGGTCACACAGATGGAGCCGGTAATAGAGTGGTTCTAAAAGATGGAACAAATTCTTTACAGCCAGCATTCCAAAAAGGAGATGTGATTTATAAAGATCAAAATAATGATGGTGTTATTGATTTGAATGACTTAGTGCCAATCGGAAATCCAAACCCAAAATTTACTTACGGATTTACTAATAATTTCAAATACAAAAATGTCGATTTATCTATTTTTCTTCAAGGAACAGCAGGGAATAAATTAATGAACCTAACGCGTTTGTCTGGTACGATGAACAGTTATATGGGAACAAATTATTTAACTGAAGCTGCCGATTTTTATTCTGCTTCAAATTTAGATGCATCGCTTCCTAGACCTTCAACTTATGATCATATTAATAATGCAATATCAACTCGCAACATTGAAAACGGATCATATTTAAGAATTCAAAACGTGACTTTAGGATATTCACTTCCTTCAGAAATGATCTCTAAACTAAGTCTAACAAGATTGAGAATTTATGCTTCTGGACAAAACTTATATACGTTCACGAAATATAAAGGATACGATCCTGAAGTTGGTTCTTTTAACCAAGATGCATTGCTTTCTGGTGTCGATAATGGACGTTATCCAGTGCCAAGACAAATTACTTTTGGTTTTAATGTTGAATTTTAA